From a single Paenibacillus sp. FSL W8-0426 genomic region:
- a CDS encoding PQQ-binding-like beta-propeller repeat protein → MRTKRYGRLGIAGAVAVIAAGSILLNMNTKVMGAKNEGGAQQVQLASAAFKRGDTVALPANVPLFSNIKDSSVAADLMKIKNYTANGAKLKVNAVKDDWIQSKDEINGEQWLPAWYATKDAASIKPVSPRTFHLRPGSKFYLYPGSATVWDAGPALEKKAFIVAQQGQWYGVSLAPRIWNADFYSFRPSMQWIQAKDVSQQEDIPDGWMKSESSLSTGQVRHLTDILIHKGDTERQIAKRLGEPDWTEHSPNLSQTGDPMRIGETWRYEHEDGQVLLTFTPEGKLERMHWNLPQNGSNPGKVSAETERSDRYEFTSRMDGKALAATLPWEPVWVNQGDINYTFLQAGNEDVLLIKGDDGGFSGFYHEGSVYALDRHTGKKLWQINTGFGMFLTKLDASREYVTLYADYDPAERDYVHRIRHIRLKDGKVMWERTAKQGFEGNTVTAAANVVVVEDQVQSDGKKARTTVLNAKNGKTLWTLNLSGEYRLLNEGADDPYVLYWNKNKLVAAEPYTGKVVWSKPAKKSTIDDPQHDPYFDGIQRLDPFAAASQERWMLLDDQWVLIDLKTGEEQAKFAARNGQRFEVLNDGRLLIRENQNGQNYGDVHDYSTTLFDPKSNKKLWAIEGKFDRGLVEGNRLYGVLNGFPAALDYDSGSVVWNVEEEGVAIPMLLNQGSYVLAGDQLLLPRGDDLLVLDKNTGKIGGRIHDIVMGTPEHRDRDAKNGTMNRIGDDIYIGSANGRFGLYSADTLSANISR, encoded by the coding sequence ATGCGGACGAAAAGATATGGGCGGTTGGGAATCGCCGGGGCTGTGGCCGTAATCGCGGCCGGAAGCATCCTGTTGAACATGAATACAAAGGTCATGGGCGCGAAAAACGAGGGAGGCGCTCAGCAGGTACAGCTTGCTTCAGCCGCGTTCAAACGGGGAGACACCGTTGCGCTTCCCGCAAACGTTCCTTTGTTTTCGAACATAAAGGACAGCAGCGTGGCCGCCGATTTGATGAAAATCAAGAACTATACGGCAAATGGAGCTAAGTTGAAAGTGAATGCCGTCAAGGACGATTGGATTCAAAGCAAAGACGAGATCAACGGAGAGCAGTGGTTGCCGGCATGGTATGCAACGAAAGATGCGGCCAGCATCAAACCCGTTTCTCCGCGCACGTTCCATCTCCGGCCTGGAAGCAAGTTTTATCTTTATCCCGGCAGCGCTACGGTCTGGGATGCGGGACCTGCGCTCGAGAAAAAGGCGTTTATCGTCGCGCAGCAGGGGCAGTGGTACGGCGTTTCGCTGGCTCCCCGCATCTGGAACGCGGATTTTTATTCGTTCCGGCCGTCCATGCAATGGATTCAAGCCAAAGACGTGTCGCAGCAGGAGGATATCCCGGACGGGTGGATGAAGTCCGAATCTTCTCTGTCGACGGGCCAGGTGCGCCATCTGACGGATATTCTGATCCATAAGGGAGATACGGAAAGGCAGATCGCGAAGCGGCTTGGCGAACCGGATTGGACCGAGCATTCCCCGAACCTGAGCCAGACCGGCGACCCGATGCGAATAGGGGAAACGTGGCGATACGAGCATGAAGACGGGCAGGTGCTTTTGACGTTTACTCCGGAAGGCAAGCTGGAGAGAATGCATTGGAATTTGCCGCAGAATGGCAGCAATCCCGGGAAGGTTAGTGCAGAAACGGAACGCAGCGATCGTTATGAGTTTACGTCCCGGATGGATGGCAAGGCGCTGGCGGCAACGTTGCCTTGGGAGCCGGTATGGGTCAATCAAGGCGACATTAATTATACGTTCCTTCAGGCAGGGAATGAAGATGTTCTGTTGATCAAAGGCGATGACGGCGGATTCAGCGGTTTTTACCATGAAGGCTCCGTTTATGCACTGGATCGGCATACAGGCAAAAAGCTGTGGCAGATCAATACCGGCTTCGGCATGTTCCTGACAAAACTTGATGCAAGCCGCGAGTATGTGACGCTGTATGCCGACTATGATCCGGCTGAAAGAGATTACGTGCATCGGATACGTCATATTCGCCTGAAGGACGGGAAGGTGATGTGGGAGCGGACGGCCAAGCAAGGTTTCGAAGGTAACACGGTTACTGCTGCCGCGAATGTTGTGGTTGTGGAGGACCAGGTGCAATCGGACGGCAAAAAAGCCCGTACTACCGTACTGAATGCAAAGAACGGAAAAACATTGTGGACGCTGAACCTGAGCGGGGAATATCGCCTTTTGAACGAAGGAGCCGACGATCCTTACGTCCTGTACTGGAATAAAAATAAACTGGTTGCCGCAGAACCTTATACGGGCAAGGTGGTTTGGAGCAAACCGGCGAAAAAGTCGACGATCGACGATCCGCAGCACGATCCTTACTTCGACGGCATCCAACGGCTGGATCCTTTCGCTGCTGCTTCACAGGAGCGCTGGATGCTGCTGGATGATCAGTGGGTGTTGATCGACCTGAAGACCGGGGAGGAACAGGCGAAGTTCGCAGCCCGGAATGGGCAGCGTTTCGAGGTGTTGAACGACGGTCGTCTGCTCATCCGGGAAAACCAAAACGGTCAAAATTACGGAGATGTCCATGACTATAGCACGACATTATTCGACCCGAAAAGCAACAAAAAGCTATGGGCGATCGAAGGAAAGTTCGACCGTGGATTGGTGGAAGGGAATCGATTGTATGGCGTCTTGAACGGTTTTCCGGCGGCATTGGATTACGATTCGGGCAGCGTAGTGTGGAACGTCGAAGAGGAAGGGGTCGCGATTCCGATGCTGCTCAATCAGGGAAGCTACGTTCTTGCGGGCGACCAGCTTCTGCTGCCTCGGGGGGATGACCTGCTGGTACTGGACAAAAATACCGGAAAGATCGGCGGACGCATCCACGATATCGTCATGGGTACGCCGGAGCATCGGGATCGGGATGCCAAAAACGGCACGATGAACCGCATCGGCGATGACATTTATATCGGATCGGCCAATGGACGCTTCGGTCTCTATTCGGCAGACACGCTATCAGCGAACATCTCGCGCTAA
- a CDS encoding ATP-binding cassette domain-containing protein, translating to MISLYGVSKRYSERGSRTDQGFEALSAVSLEVGQGEIHGIIGSSGAGKSTLLRMLNGLEKPDEGEVVVNGQRFTGMNERALREARRSIGMIFQHFNLVSNRTVIGNVCMPLELARMPKSDRVARGLDVLRFVGLEDKARQYPAQLSGGQKQRVAIARAIASRPDLLLCDEPTSALDPQTTSGIIDLLRHVNASLGVTVVLVTHEMEVARQLCHRISVMREGRIAKTLSEAEVRSIPAPGPDMLTALLKGDALTGGGRNDT from the coding sequence ATGATTTCATTATACGGCGTGAGCAAGCGTTACAGCGAACGCGGATCTCGTACGGATCAAGGATTTGAAGCCCTCAGCGCAGTGTCGCTGGAAGTGGGCCAAGGCGAAATCCACGGCATCATCGGCTCGAGCGGGGCGGGGAAATCCACGTTGCTGCGCATGCTGAACGGGCTCGAGAAGCCGGACGAGGGCGAAGTGGTCGTGAACGGCCAGCGATTTACAGGCATGAACGAACGGGCGCTCCGAGAAGCTCGTCGATCGATCGGCATGATCTTTCAGCATTTCAACCTGGTCAGCAACCGGACGGTGATCGGCAACGTGTGCATGCCGTTGGAGCTTGCGCGCATGCCGAAATCCGACCGGGTTGCGCGCGGCTTGGACGTGCTGCGGTTTGTCGGCCTGGAAGACAAAGCCCGGCAGTACCCGGCCCAGCTAAGCGGGGGGCAGAAGCAGCGCGTGGCCATTGCAAGAGCGATTGCGAGCCGTCCGGACTTGCTTCTCTGCGACGAGCCGACGTCCGCGCTTGATCCGCAAACGACGAGCGGAATCATTGACTTGCTGCGTCATGTCAATGCATCGCTGGGCGTCACCGTCGTGCTCGTGACCCATGAGATGGAGGTAGCACGGCAGCTGTGCCATCGCATTTCCGTGATGCGGGAAGGACGGATCGCGAAGACGTTATCCGAGGCGGAGGTACGCAGCATTCCCGCTCCCGGTCCGGATATGCTCACCGCATTGCTGAAAGGTGATGCCTTAACGGGAGGTGGCAGGAATGATACCTGA
- a CDS encoding methionine ABC transporter permease, with protein MIPDIVLQYQHEIWQAIGETFVMVGISIAAAVLIGLPLGTLLYLFRKGQRYENRPLFTILGSLVNIIRSFPFLLLVVFMIPFTRMVVGTSIGTLAATVPLSVIAIAYYARLAEQALLDVPKGVLEAAASMGASTMQLVFKFLYVEARSSLVLGLTTATISFISYSTVMGIVGGGGVGDFAIRYGYQRFETELMAFTIIIMIILVQAIQYTGTRLSRWIDRRS; from the coding sequence ATGATACCTGACATCGTGCTGCAATATCAGCATGAAATCTGGCAGGCGATTGGAGAGACCTTCGTCATGGTGGGCATTTCCATTGCGGCTGCCGTTCTGATCGGTTTGCCCCTTGGCACGCTGCTTTACCTGTTCAGGAAAGGACAGCGTTACGAGAATCGGCCATTATTCACGATCTTGGGGAGCCTGGTGAACATTATTCGTTCGTTCCCGTTCCTGCTGCTCGTGGTGTTCATGATTCCGTTCACGCGCATGGTTGTCGGCACGTCGATCGGCACGCTGGCCGCGACGGTGCCGCTGTCGGTGATTGCGATCGCCTATTATGCACGGCTTGCGGAGCAAGCATTGCTCGACGTACCCAAAGGCGTGCTGGAGGCTGCGGCTTCGATGGGGGCTTCGACGATGCAGTTGGTGTTCAAGTTCCTGTATGTCGAAGCACGCTCAAGTCTTGTGCTGGGCTTGACCACCGCAACGATCAGTTTCATTTCCTATTCCACGGTCATGGGGATCGTGGGGGGAGGCGGCGTTGGCGATTTTGCCATTCGTTACGGTTATCAGCGCTTTGAAACAGAGCTTATGGCATTTACGATCATTATCATGATCATCCTGGTCCAAGCGATCCAATATACGGGCACGCGGCTGTCCCGCTGGATTGACCGCAGATCGTGA
- a CDS encoding MetQ/NlpA family ABC transporter substrate-binding protein, whose product MKAKWMLLVLALMLVLAGCGKKEETPAAEGNANGSDAKQEVTLKVATLIPPMTDVLDIVKPLLKEDGVNLEVVVLSDNVQPNTALANKEVDANFFQHVPYMEQYNEANNATLVPVQPIYNAIYGAYSKKYKSMDELPEGATIAIANDPSNIGRSLVMLEQNGIIKLKEGVGFNATQADIVENKKNYKFEEVDLLMLARMMDDADLVAMTPAYASPLGLTPKKDALLTEKDDSHFAITLVAREDNKDSEAIQKLAKRMAGPEVKAFFEKNYADIAIPAF is encoded by the coding sequence ATGAAAGCAAAATGGATGCTGCTTGTACTGGCACTGATGCTCGTGCTGGCCGGTTGCGGCAAAAAAGAGGAAACACCTGCGGCGGAAGGCAACGCAAACGGTTCTGACGCCAAACAGGAAGTGACACTGAAAGTAGCGACCCTGATTCCACCAATGACAGACGTGCTTGATATTGTGAAGCCTTTGCTGAAGGAAGACGGCGTGAACCTGGAAGTGGTGGTTCTGTCCGATAACGTGCAGCCGAACACGGCGCTTGCCAACAAGGAAGTAGACGCCAACTTCTTCCAACATGTGCCTTATATGGAGCAGTACAACGAAGCGAACAACGCTACCTTGGTGCCGGTTCAACCGATTTACAACGCGATTTACGGCGCATACTCCAAAAAGTACAAATCGATGGACGAGCTGCCCGAAGGCGCGACGATCGCGATCGCGAACGATCCATCCAACATCGGACGTTCCCTTGTGATGCTGGAGCAGAACGGCATTATCAAGCTGAAGGAAGGCGTTGGATTTAACGCTACCCAGGCCGATATCGTGGAGAACAAAAAGAACTACAAGTTTGAAGAGGTCGACCTGCTGATGCTGGCCCGCATGATGGATGACGCCGACCTGGTTGCCATGACCCCGGCTTACGCTAGCCCGCTGGGTCTTACGCCGAAGAAGGATGCATTGCTCACCGAAAAGGATGATTCCCATTTTGCAATTACGCTGGTTGCCCGGGAAGACAACAAGGATTCGGAGGCGATCCAGAAGCTGGCGAAACGCATGGCCGGCCCGGAAGTGAAAGCCTTCTTTGAAAAAAATTACGCGGATATCGCCATTCCTGCATTTTAA
- a CDS encoding nitrate/nitrite transporter, which yields MERKSFWKSGHKPTLFGAFLYFDISFMIWGMLGPLAVVIAMDYPMTPVEKANLVALPILGGSILRLVLGFMSDYIGPKLTAQIGMGVTVIPLLLGWLWVDSLNQLYVVALLLGIAGASFAAALPLAGQWYPKEHQGLAMGIAGAGNSGTVLATLFANRLATHFGSWEIVFGLALIPIVIVFVFFSLFARNSPNRPAPKKLSEYSSLLKQRDAWVFCAFYCVTFGGFVGLANYLTIFFNTQYGLSAVHAADITTFCIIAGSFFRPVGGFLADKLGGTRMLTYLYMGACIMLIGVSFLPPLPVVVVMLFLGMMCLGAGNGSVFQLVPQRFGNEIGLMTGIVGAAGGIGGYALPLILGQLYSTYQSYTPGFVILSLIAAASMALVLVMQSKWRAHWLKNSLAAKKESTSFSA from the coding sequence ATGGAGAGGAAAAGTTTTTGGAAAAGCGGCCACAAGCCTACTTTGTTCGGTGCATTCCTGTATTTCGACATCAGTTTTATGATCTGGGGCATGTTGGGCCCACTCGCCGTCGTTATTGCGATGGATTACCCGATGACTCCGGTGGAAAAAGCCAACCTGGTCGCTTTGCCCATCCTCGGCGGTTCGATTCTTCGACTCGTGTTAGGTTTTATGTCCGACTACATCGGCCCCAAACTCACTGCGCAGATCGGAATGGGCGTCACCGTCATTCCGCTGCTGCTGGGCTGGCTGTGGGTCGACTCCCTGAACCAGCTGTATGTCGTCGCCCTGCTGTTAGGCATTGCCGGCGCATCTTTCGCCGCAGCGCTTCCGCTTGCCGGCCAATGGTATCCTAAGGAACATCAGGGGCTGGCCATGGGGATCGCCGGTGCCGGGAATAGCGGAACCGTGCTCGCAACCCTCTTTGCCAATCGATTGGCTACCCATTTCGGCAGCTGGGAAATCGTGTTCGGCCTTGCACTGATCCCGATCGTAATCGTCTTCGTCTTTTTCTCCCTATTTGCCCGCAACAGCCCCAACCGGCCTGCTCCCAAAAAGCTGTCCGAATACAGCAGCCTGTTGAAGCAGCGTGACGCCTGGGTGTTCTGCGCCTTCTACTGCGTCACCTTTGGCGGATTCGTCGGCCTGGCCAACTATTTGACCATCTTTTTCAACACGCAATACGGCCTGTCTGCGGTGCATGCAGCCGATATTACAACCTTTTGCATCATCGCGGGAAGCTTCTTCCGCCCCGTCGGCGGATTCCTGGCCGACAAACTCGGCGGTACCCGCATGCTGACATACCTGTACATGGGAGCTTGCATCATGTTAATCGGCGTGTCCTTCCTGCCGCCATTGCCTGTCGTCGTTGTCATGCTTTTCCTGGGCATGATGTGTCTGGGCGCCGGGAACGGCTCCGTCTTCCAGCTTGTGCCGCAGCGATTCGGCAACGAAATCGGGCTGATGACCGGCATTGTCGGCGCGGCAGGCGGAATCGGGGGATACGCCCTTCCGCTGATTCTCGGTCAACTCTACAGCACGTACCAATCCTATACTCCGGGCTTTGTCATCCTTAGCTTGATCGCGGCCGCCTCCATGGCGCTTGTGCTGGTCATGCAGTCCAAATGGCGTGCCCACTGGCTTAAAAACTCGCTGGCAGCTAAAAAGGAATCAACCTCTTTCTCTGCTTAA
- a CDS encoding glycoside hydrolase family 3 C-terminal domain-containing protein translates to MNRSINRALSQRQRRWFTMMIIVALAVMPLHAYASQAESKTDRPWMNASLSAEERTELLLQAMTLEEKVSFVTGKVNNYYGFYNDGVERLGIPALQMADGPAGVRVANPDVQDKKSTALPAPIALAASWDTELAEKYGDLIGQEAHDTTHNVVLGPGLDIARTPWGSRNFESLGEDPLLASGMGAAYVKGIQNNPVIATAKHYILNNQETERFTTNAIASERAIQEVYARPFKAMVEQANLGAAMCSFNQVNGTYACENKDMLTDVLKKQFGFEGFVMSDYGANFSTAKSANAGLDLETPGEPYGKWGDKLLEAVKQGEVSEQTLDDKVRRILLQMFEKGLFDQPVRNQQIDAKADGKKAREFAEESMVLLQNDNNVLPLSGKNLKSIAVIGPDADTSSAAGGGSSLVNPTYTVSPLQGIRNRAGQGVEVNYAAGTDPISAGDAFNGPDAVPSTLLSPVDAAQSERNDSTEHAENGLRAEYWTNANMEGNPELVRIDRQVNVNLGFYNYEGFNAQSSKLPVTPTKFNSKMSARWTGSITAPKSGEYALSLTSLGSAKLYVDNQLLVDNEGKALGTTEKTIALKEGESREIRIEYRTDFPVQASHDMGAQVRFGWKPAEGAVDAQMQKAVELAKKSDVAVVVTRTYDSEGYVDRSDLELPNNQEQLIREVAKANPKTIVVQMSGRAVETDSWQNEVPSIVQAWYAGQEQGNAVARVLFGDVNPSGKLPVTFPADETKTPVSTAKQFPGVNGVGSYSEGIFVGYKGYEKENLTPAFAFGHGLSYTSFDYRNLHVKNKGKGDKATVEVSLNLRNTGKRAGAEVVQVYVGPLPARAETPKKQLAGWAKVDLNAGKQQRVQIELDPSALSYWDETSNKWVTPKGKVPVYVGSASDDIRLTGSVNIGNASGK, encoded by the coding sequence ATGAACAGAAGCATCAACAGAGCTCTATCCCAACGCCAACGGCGATGGTTTACGATGATGATCATCGTTGCATTGGCAGTCATGCCGCTGCATGCCTATGCCTCGCAAGCGGAATCCAAGACTGACCGTCCATGGATGAACGCCTCCCTGAGTGCAGAGGAGCGCACGGAGCTGCTGCTCCAGGCGATGACGTTGGAGGAAAAGGTCAGCTTCGTTACTGGTAAGGTCAATAACTATTATGGTTTCTATAATGACGGCGTGGAAAGGCTCGGCATCCCTGCGCTGCAGATGGCAGACGGACCTGCCGGAGTGCGGGTGGCCAATCCGGATGTGCAGGATAAGAAATCCACCGCCCTCCCGGCACCGATTGCGCTTGCAGCGTCCTGGGATACGGAGCTGGCCGAAAAGTACGGAGACCTGATCGGTCAGGAAGCGCATGACACAACCCATAACGTGGTGCTTGGGCCGGGACTGGACATTGCCCGCACGCCATGGGGATCGCGCAACTTCGAATCACTTGGCGAAGATCCGCTGCTGGCTTCCGGGATGGGAGCGGCTTATGTAAAGGGAATTCAAAACAACCCGGTCATTGCGACAGCCAAGCACTACATCCTGAACAACCAGGAGACGGAACGTTTCACGACGAATGCGATCGCGAGCGAACGGGCCATTCAGGAAGTGTATGCACGTCCGTTCAAAGCGATGGTCGAGCAGGCGAATCTGGGAGCAGCGATGTGTTCGTTTAACCAGGTGAACGGTACATATGCTTGCGAGAACAAGGACATGCTGACCGACGTTCTCAAAAAGCAATTTGGATTCGAAGGCTTCGTCATGAGCGACTATGGCGCGAATTTCAGCACCGCAAAATCCGCGAATGCAGGTCTCGATCTCGAAACGCCAGGCGAACCATACGGCAAATGGGGCGACAAGCTGTTGGAAGCCGTAAAACAGGGCGAGGTCAGCGAACAGACGCTGGACGACAAGGTCAGACGGATTTTGCTGCAAATGTTCGAGAAAGGTCTCTTCGATCAACCGGTTCGCAATCAGCAGATCGATGCCAAGGCGGACGGTAAGAAAGCCCGTGAATTTGCGGAAGAAAGCATGGTGCTGCTGCAAAATGACAACAATGTTCTTCCGTTATCCGGCAAAAATCTCAAGTCGATTGCGGTCATCGGGCCCGATGCGGATACGTCGTCGGCAGCCGGAGGCGGCAGCAGTTTGGTCAACCCGACCTATACGGTAAGCCCGCTTCAGGGTATTCGCAACCGCGCGGGCCAAGGCGTCGAAGTCAACTATGCTGCCGGTACCGATCCGATCTCGGCAGGAGATGCGTTCAACGGTCCGGATGCGGTGCCATCCACGCTGTTATCGCCTGTCGATGCGGCACAAAGCGAAAGAAATGATAGTACCGAACATGCGGAAAATGGACTGCGTGCCGAATATTGGACCAATGCCAACATGGAAGGAAATCCTGAACTGGTCCGCATCGACCGGCAGGTGAACGTGAATCTCGGCTTCTATAACTACGAAGGCTTCAACGCGCAGTCGTCCAAGCTTCCCGTGACGCCAACGAAGTTCAATAGCAAGATGTCGGCACGCTGGACAGGTTCGATTACTGCCCCGAAATCGGGTGAGTATGCGTTATCCCTGACCAGTCTCGGCTCGGCGAAGCTGTATGTGGATAATCAACTGCTTGTGGACAATGAGGGGAAGGCTTTGGGAACAACGGAAAAGACGATTGCGCTCAAAGAAGGAGAGTCTCGCGAGATTCGGATCGAGTACCGCACGGACTTCCCTGTTCAGGCCAGCCATGACATGGGCGCCCAGGTTCGTTTCGGATGGAAGCCCGCAGAAGGCGCCGTGGATGCCCAAATGCAGAAGGCCGTCGAGCTTGCCAAAAAATCCGACGTAGCGGTGGTGGTGACCCGCACGTATGACAGCGAAGGGTATGTGGATCGGTCTGATCTGGAGCTGCCGAACAATCAGGAACAACTTATTCGCGAGGTAGCCAAGGCGAATCCGAAAACGATCGTTGTACAAATGAGCGGTCGCGCGGTCGAAACCGACTCCTGGCAGAACGAGGTGCCATCTATCGTTCAAGCCTGGTACGCAGGTCAGGAACAAGGAAATGCCGTGGCGCGCGTTCTCTTCGGCGACGTGAATCCGTCGGGCAAGCTGCCCGTAACGTTCCCGGCGGACGAGACGAAAACACCGGTGTCTACCGCGAAGCAGTTTCCGGGCGTGAACGGAGTCGGCAGCTATTCCGAAGGCATCTTCGTGGGTTATAAGGGGTATGAAAAAGAGAACCTGACCCCTGCGTTTGCGTTTGGGCACGGTTTGTCTTATACGAGCTTCGATTATCGCAATTTGCATGTGAAAAATAAGGGCAAGGGTGACAAGGCAACGGTTGAGGTATCTCTAAATCTGCGCAACACGGGTAAACGCGCCGGTGCAGAAGTGGTACAGGTCTATGTCGGCCCATTGCCTGCCCGAGCGGAGACGCCAAAGAAACAACTTGCGGGCTGGGCCAAAGTCGATCTGAACGCAGGCAAGCAGCAGCGCGTTCAGATCGAGCTGGACCCATCGGCGTTGTCCTACTGGGATGAAACGTCGAACAAGTGGGTGACGCCGAAGGGTAAAGTCCCTGTTTATGTCGGCAGCGCATCGGACGATATCCGCCTGACAGGCAGCGTGAATATCGGAAATGCTTCCGGCAAATAA
- a CDS encoding glycoside hydrolase family 30 beta sandwich domain-containing protein — MYRRTRTWMVRGGIGLLVAGCAVWLMWAFSPAAVQPPAPMPLPEKKRMTEAEVWLTTGDQSQLLARQEPRSWKPVGPDDEKKRQNVASIRVNAGQAHQKMEGFGAAMTGSSVYLINSLPQEQREMLLHELFTAEGLNLNMVRHTIGASDYSVNASGEPSSYTYDDVEEGTDYALEHFSIEQDEGVVAMLEDVVRVKPDVKVMGTPWTAPAWMKYGERTHNGWYLNYNDPGVYAAYAAYFVKYIQAYQARGVPIHSITVQNEPEFTSPNYPSMSMGAAEQAMFIRDYLGPAFMEAGLDTRIIAYDHNWDQAVRYTEELFEDRRTAASVEGSAFHCYAGDPSAMTEVHDRHPDKMIYVTECSGGEWSPDFGTNLSWQMSNLIIGAARNWASSVLFWNIALDPQGGPTNGGCANCRGMVTIDPESGKVERNVEYYAMGHISRYVRSGAVRVETNQEPGVLENAAFRNPDGSMVLIASNSGQDAVAFEIVMDDNALRYTLPPQSAATFRWKENGTAAR, encoded by the coding sequence ATGTATCGGCGAACGAGAACTTGGATGGTAAGGGGTGGCATCGGTCTGTTGGTGGCGGGGTGCGCCGTTTGGCTGATGTGGGCATTCAGCCCTGCAGCCGTTCAGCCGCCTGCGCCGATGCCTTTGCCCGAAAAGAAAAGGATGACGGAGGCAGAGGTATGGCTGACGACAGGGGATCAGAGTCAGCTGCTGGCAAGGCAAGAGCCTCGGTCGTGGAAGCCCGTTGGGCCTGACGATGAGAAGAAACGCCAAAACGTCGCGTCCATTCGAGTAAATGCCGGGCAAGCTCATCAGAAGATGGAGGGGTTCGGCGCGGCCATGACGGGGTCATCCGTTTACCTGATCAACAGCCTTCCCCAAGAGCAGCGGGAAATGTTGCTGCACGAGCTGTTTACCGCAGAGGGATTGAATCTCAATATGGTACGGCATACGATCGGTGCATCGGATTATTCCGTGAATGCATCCGGAGAACCTTCAAGCTATACGTATGATGACGTCGAAGAAGGAACGGATTACGCCCTCGAACATTTTTCGATCGAACAAGATGAGGGAGTCGTAGCCATGCTGGAGGATGTTGTTCGGGTCAAGCCGGATGTGAAGGTCATGGGTACGCCCTGGACTGCGCCGGCCTGGATGAAATACGGCGAGCGGACGCATAACGGCTGGTACCTCAACTATAATGATCCTGGGGTGTATGCGGCTTATGCAGCATATTTCGTAAAATACATTCAGGCCTACCAGGCCAGAGGGGTGCCGATTCACAGCATCACGGTACAAAACGAACCGGAATTCACGTCGCCGAACTACCCCAGCATGAGCATGGGGGCAGCGGAGCAGGCGATGTTCATCCGGGATTATCTAGGTCCTGCCTTCATGGAGGCCGGGCTGGATACGCGCATCATAGCGTATGATCACAACTGGGACCAGGCCGTGAGGTATACGGAAGAGTTGTTTGAGGATCGCCGGACGGCAGCCTCCGTTGAAGGCTCGGCCTTCCACTGTTATGCGGGCGATCCGTCTGCAATGACTGAGGTCCATGACAGGCACCCGGACAAAATGATCTATGTGACCGAATGCAGCGGAGGCGAATGGAGCCCGGATTTCGGAACTAACCTGAGCTGGCAGATGTCCAACCTGATCATCGGTGCTGCGCGAAATTGGGCCAGCAGCGTACTGTTCTGGAATATCGCGCTTGATCCGCAAGGTGGACCGACCAATGGCGGATGCGCCAACTGTCGGGGGATGGTGACGATTGACCCGGAGAGCGGCAAGGTCGAGCGGAACGTGGAATATTACGCCATGGGGCACATCAGTCGGTATGTTCGTTCGGGAGCCGTTAGGGTGGAAACGAACCAGGAACCGGGCGTTTTGGAGAATGCGGCTTTTCGCAATCCGGACGGTTCCATGGTGCTGATCGCCAGCAATTCCGGACAGGATGCGGTGGCTTTCGAGATCGTGATGGACGACAATGCATTGCGTTACACATTGCCTCCGCAATCGGCGGCGACCTTTCGCTGGAAGGAAAACGGGACCGCAGCACGGTAA
- a CDS encoding formate/nitrite transporter family protein: METEGLRKVEELALKKHKIYKQSLVRYLSRSMLASMFIGFGVIVAFKTGNFFYMEQSPLTYPMAALTFGAAIILIAYGGGDLFTGNTFYYTYAALRKKLRWLEVVKLWVASYGGNLMGAAVFALLIYLTGLFDSSQVNGFLLSVVEHKMEAPAMQLFFRAILCNWLVCLAFFIPMFMKENGAKMFAMMLFVFCFFISGYEHSVANMCTFAIALVLNHPGTISFEGVLHNLVPVTFGNLVGGVLLMGFMYYAVNKPFLDEEQH; the protein is encoded by the coding sequence ATGGAAACTGAAGGTCTGCGCAAAGTCGAAGAGTTGGCATTAAAAAAGCACAAAATATATAAACAAAGTCTGGTCCGTTATCTGTCACGTTCCATGCTGGCCAGCATGTTCATCGGCTTCGGGGTCATCGTGGCGTTCAAGACGGGCAATTTTTTCTATATGGAGCAATCTCCGCTGACCTATCCGATGGCCGCACTGACGTTTGGAGCAGCAATCATTCTCATCGCCTACGGCGGCGGGGATCTGTTTACCGGAAACACGTTCTATTACACCTATGCCGCTTTGCGTAAGAAACTACGCTGGTTAGAGGTGGTCAAGCTGTGGGTGGCGAGTTACGGGGGCAACCTGATGGGTGCGGCGGTGTTTGCGCTGCTGATCTACCTGACAGGACTGTTTGATTCGTCCCAGGTCAACGGCTTCCTCCTGAGCGTGGTCGAACACAAGATGGAAGCTCCGGCAATGCAGCTCTTTTTCCGGGCAATTCTGTGTAACTGGCTCGTTTGCCTGGCGTTTTTCATCCCGATGTTCATGAAGGAAAACGGCGCCAAAATGTTTGCCATGATGCTGTTCGTGTTCTGCTTCTTTATTTCGGGATATGAGCATAGCGTGGCGAATATGTGTACGTTTGCGATTGCGCTGGTACTGAACCATCCGGGAACGATCTCGTTCGAGGGCGTGCTCCACAATCTGGTCCCGGTCACGTTTGGCAATCTGGTAGGCGGAGTGCTGCTGATGGGCTTTATGTATTATGCGGTGAACAAACCTTTCCTGGATGAGGAACAACATTAA